The genomic interval TAGCGATCTGGGACAAGCCTTACAAAGTTGGATATAAAAAACACATTCTTTAGGAGAGAATTCGAAGCATGGCGGTGATTTCAACATCCGAAGACCTCTTTCTTTGCTTTTAATATTTCTTTTTCTAATTGGAAGGGCAATTGATTCGCATAGCGATGAGGCCTTCTACTTCTATCTTGTAACCCTTCTAAACCACTATCTTTATAACGATCAAAAATTTTGTATCCTGTCTTACGAGAAATACCAAATTCTTGGCATAAAGAAGACATTTGTTCGCCATCTAACAATCTTGCTACAAATTTTATCTTTTCATCCACTTTATTACACTCCTGCCAGGGCATTTCTCTTCTCCAGAAATGTCTTTATATATAGCACGCCATTGTTTATTTAATCGTATCGAGCGCTGTCCCTTACGATCCCCTACAAGTGGTTCATCATGCCAACCTGGACGCTTCCGAGTTTCTTCAAGGCCTGATTTATTAACAGCCACCAACCAAGCGCGAAATTTTTCCTGAAGATAAAGTGGCGCCGTTGTTTTAGTTCCAGGAGTTGTAATGATGAACCATCAAATCATGAATTAAATTTACCAAGCCTCATCCATACCATTCATGGTGCTGGTTCTATTGACTTCCACTACTACCATACTGTCAGAAAAATGAGGGAAATAGCAAAAAACGAAGAAGGTGAACTAAGTAAGTATTATATGAGCCAATATATTACTCCTGAACTTTTGCAAAAAGATTTTAATTCTAAGTTCCCTAGAGAAACGAATTTTTAATCCAACTTTTTGAATTTTGGGTTTATGGGGCAAAATCGACACAGACCACCTAAAATAGGGATTATATAGACAAGGCTTCAAAAATTATGGCGTAACAAATTTGTAACAAACTGTAGTATACACCCTAGTTGTTTCAAGCAGCTTTAGGCAGTAATTGCTAATTTTGTTAACTCGCAACCTGCTGATTTTGTTAAATAATTTTCTTGATCAATGTGGCTAAAAACCAGGGGGGTCTGGGGTTAGAATCCTTCCAGGAGTGCCGTTTTTAACTAAATAAAATCAATAAATTAGTTAAAAGCTTGTGTCATAAAGCCAGCTACTGTGGCAAGAACGTGTCGTAAACTCGTTCTGAAGCCATCTTCATAGTTAAAGCTCCATTATAGTAATTTGTTCGCTCTGCTCTAATAAATGTTTACATCTTTTAGCGACAATTACTTGATATTCATTTAAATATTTCATTTTTTTATCATCTACAGCAATACGCTGAATTTCCTCTTGCAAAGCAGTGGCCAGTTTATCAATTAATAGCTTTAACCGTTTAGCTACTAACAACCTTGGCAACTTACATGTATCAGCAAAGTCAGCCAATTGATAAGCATTGACATTATCATCTTCAAATTCATCTCCTAATGCCATTGCCAAATTATGCTCAAATTCAGGATACATTTTTATATTGACTAAATCATAAAATGGTGCCAACGAAATGCCGTCAACTCCGACAAAAAAACTTATATTTTTACCATGAGCGTCACAATTAAATATCAAAACATTAAATAAAACCCAGTCGAGTATTTGTTGCTTGGTTTTTGCTGGGTTCATACATTGATTTGCAAAATCAAATAGTTTAGGCAAACTTACCCCATCTCTAATATGAGCAACATCCCTTCCATTCCCAAAATTTTGTTCATACTTATATTCAGGAGGTAAATTCAATGCCTGACAACCATCTATTAAATGACGTCTTTTTACTGTATTAGTAGTAACCAGTTTCCTATCAAAACGCTCTACCAATAAAGCAGAATGCTGACCAAAATGCAGCATCTGAACATTGGCAACACTCAATGCACAACGTCTAGCAAGTTGCATACTTAGATATTCATTTAAAACTAAATTTGAAAGTTTTTGTGTTTCAAATTTAAGAATATGTGTAGAGCATAAACCACCTTCTCCAAAACCAAGCTCCCCTTTTTTATTTATTACTATATTAATTTTATCCTGCACTCCAGCAACTGAAAGTCGGGGTTTTCCATCCCAAACAATTAAACTATAAGAATCAGGATGATTTAATCGCTCCTCTAATTCTTCATTAGTTATAAGCCGAAAATTAGCTTGGCTAGGAATTGCCTGATTCGATGGCAATATTACTAATGAGCCAGGAATATCCAATCCTAAGGCTCTAATAAGCCCAAATGTATTAGATTTACTTACATGGAAACTATCAATCAAAACTTCTAGAGGTTTTCCTTCAGGTAATAAATTTCGTAGAAATCGTTGTACATTTAATGGTGGGATATCTTCATAAAAAGGCAAGTGTGGTGAAATAGCATACCCTGCCTTTTGCCAATTTTCGCTATAAGTCCAGTACAGCTGATCCTCGATAGGTGTGATATTAGCTATTTGAATTTCTCCTAGATAAACATCCAGGACCTTCTTATCTCCAATCATTTTCCTCCTCATCGCTATCTACCCATGGCTTTATATAAAGATTTATTCCTAAACCAGAGCAAATTTGCAATACACTCGCTAATTGACAGTTCGATTGGCCATGTTCGATTTTCATAAAAGTTTCTTTAGCGACACCGCATAAAGCAGCCGCATCCTCCAATCGTAAATCACTTTGAGTTCGACGTGCTTTAATCACTTCTCCTAGTAATTCTACGGTTAAAGGTTGTAAAAGATTAGGGGTTTTAAATTTTTTAATTCGCTTAGCCATATAATCCTACTGGAATAGACTTATAAAGTATTTCGATTTAAATTTACTATTAATCCTATTATAGTAGGATTAAATTTAAAAAGAACAATATTATTATTTAAAATCCTATCCTAATAGGATTTTAAATATGTACTACTTTACCACTTAAGAACTCTGCGTCCCCCAAAATAGCGATATCATCCTAATTTTAAAGTTTAAACTTTGAATTTTAATGATGACAATATTCAAATAGTCAGCTCAATTCTTACACAAAGAAAATTTTGAGATCTAATTAATTCATACGTAAATTTATTTACCTCGTGCATTAATCTCTTAAAATTTCGTTTTCAAAATTGAGTTCTGTTAAGCCTGCATTTTCTAACTTATATCTCAAATAATTTATTTTATTATGAGGTACCACGAGAATAAATATTTTCTTAGTACGAGTTAAAGCTACATACAATCCTACCGAGTTCGGTATGTACTCCATTTATCATCGCTTTCATATGCCCTTTAGTGCCTGCATATATAAAACTGCTTCAATGCTTTCTACTTTGGTCTGATGGACCGTATCTATTCGTATTCTAGATAAAGTGGAGATATTTTATCATAACCAGATAAAAGTAAACTTGAAAGTTATCGCTTACTCAATTTACAATTTATATTGGAAATAGGCTATAGCCCATATGTATCTCGACATTTTTAAGAATTTCACTAAATTTGTTTTTAATTTCTCTAACCATTCAGCATTTGCATTTAGAGACGATTTAGGTTTACATTAAGATCTGAATGGCCTTAAAAGTTTCTAATAATACCTGAGCAAGATTAGACATGTTTCTGAAGGTCTTTCACTTTGGACTACTTAAGAATAAAGCAAAATATGCTCAAAATCAGCTTCTCCCCTAATTTCATCATCCAGCAAGTTCCTTAGAGACCATTGAATGTATGAAAAATCATGTGCTTGTCACTCGCATCTGGCAAAAAAGATGTGATTCAATTTTATTGGTCAAATGCAATAAATTTTATCATTCCATGCTGGAAAAATGGATACAAACATGGCAAGAGTGAGACTAATTTTTGGGGTTAAAAATCCCCATAAAATTACCTTCCGAAAGATAAATGCTATAGTTAACTAATCATCTGGGAGTTACTTGGCATTTATTTTTCCTTTAAAAAAGGTGGCGAATAAAATCATAGAGGACCTTAAAAATCATGCAATTGAGAATGATGTAGAGGAGGAACAGAATATACTCAAATGTTATCACCTCTATCGAAATGCTCAACTATAGGGAATTGGTATGAAAATAACTTTCTTACACGAGCCAGCAATTCTTTTTTTAATGATGCTCTTTGTTGTTTTTTTTATGCCGCTGCTTTCGCGTCTAATCTATATTCCCAGCATTATAGGATTAATCATAGGGGGAATCATTTTTGGGCCACATGTATTAAATCTTCTTCCCCTAACTCCCACTATTGAATTATTTGCATCCATTGGTGTTATTTACTTGATGTTTACCGTTGGATTAGAAATTAATCTGGATCAATTAATATCAAATCGGGTACGAACTTTTATCTTTTATTTATTAACGTATCTCTTGCCATTAACTTCCGCTCTTTTGATTGGCTGGATTTTTGGATTAGGCATAAATAGCTCAATTTTACTTGGAGCTATTTATGCGTCTTATACTCTGGTTGCTTATCCCATTATCACGGAACTAGGAATTTTAAAAAATGAAGCAGTTGCCATTTCGGTAAGTGCAGTAGTGTTAACAGATATTACAGCACTCATAACGTTAATTGTTTCGCTACACATACATTCAGGAAATACATCCTTTGTGAGTTTGTCTTCATTAGCGCTCGGTCTTATTCTTTATGCTGCTTTTGTTTTGTTATCATTCCCATATATAGCCAAATTATTCTTTCGCTATTCCAAGAGTAAACAATCTGATTTTGCATTTATGTTAGCAAGCTTAGCAATTGCCGTTATTCTTGGTAAAGCGATTGGTATCAATATGATTATCGGCGCATTCCTGGCGGGTCTGGCAATTAATCGGGTTGTTTCGAAAGAAAGTGGTGCCGTAAAACAAACTCTTTTTCTTGGAGAAAGTCTTTTTGTTCCCCTCTTCTTAGTTTCTATTGGAGTAAGACTTAATCCCATGGCTATTTTTTTAAGCTGGAAATCATTAGTTTTGGGGTTATCTCTAACCTTAGCTGTCTACGTTACAAAATTTGTTGCTGCTTGGATAGCCTCTTATTTATTTCGGTATTCGCGCCAGCAAATGATGGTGATGTGGGGATTATCTCAAGCTCAAGCTGCAGCAACACTAGTAATTATTTTAATTGGTATTAATGCTGACCTATTTCCTGAATATTTTTTAAATGGAATTATTCTTATGGTTCTTTTTACTTTGTTTACTTCGCCACTGCTTGTTAAATATTATGGTTCTAGAATAAGGCCAACGGCCAAAATTAACATTCCACTTTTCAAAAGAATTATTACTCCCGTAGAACATAATGAGTTTCCAGATAACGTAATTAACTTTTCCGCAAGACTTGCACGTTACGGAGATGGAAAATTACTCATTTTGAATATTGCTGAAAATGAGTGTGAAATACAGGAGAAACGCGAAAAATTACGAGCAGGCCCAATGAAAGATCCTGATACAGATATTGAGTTAATTAATCAAATAGAAAAAAATATCCCTAAAATTATATTAAATGAGGTGATAGAAAGTGAAACATCCTTTATTATTATGAATTGGTCTCTAGAAGAACATAAACGAGGGCGTATTTTCAGCTCTAATATAGACCATGTCATGTGGACTTCCACCGTACCTGTTGCAGCAGCTTTATTAAAAATGCCTATCAAAGGAATCAAGCGGGTTATCACTGTAATTGGCGCTCATGCAGTTGGCGTTAAATTTAATGAGCAATACTTGGATGTGATCGTAGATATCAGCAAAGCCTTAGCATTACCATTAACTATCATGACTACAAACTATTACCATAATAAACTCAATTCAAAATTTGAAAAAATAAAAAACTCAGACATCCAGTTTATTAAAATTAATGATGATATCATTGAGGCTGTTTCGGAGATGGCTGAAGAGAATGATTTAATTATTATTCCATCTATGAATCATCAAAAGCGGTTTGATACCAATAAAAATCATATCCCGTATGGGTTAATGCAACACACTGAAAGTTCATTAATAATGATACACTTACCTAAATAATTCTACTAAAACAGTACCCATTGGCTCGGTAGTTAGCGAAGAAACTTGAAAGACGTTCATTAAACAAACATCTCTCCAATCAGAAATGAACTGAAAAAATCAGAGACCGTTGATATCAACCACAGGTCGTTGGGAAGCAGTTTGGGAGCCTATTAATTGCAGGTACCAAGAAAAAAGATATTAAGTTTTCCTACTTCCATCCATGATTATAAATTATTATTGAAGGAAAAATTCTTCGCTATCTTACTATAATGGAGAAATGACAAATATTGACATCCGAATATCTAGCTGTTCAACTTGTTTAATTGAAACAG from Legionella sainthelensi carries:
- a CDS encoding helix-turn-helix domain-containing protein codes for the protein MPWQECNKVDEKIKFVARLLDGEQMSSLCQEFGISRKTGYKIFDRYKDSGLEGLQDRSRRPHRYANQLPFQLEKEILKAKKEVFGC
- a CDS encoding HipA domain-containing protein, with the protein product MIGDKKVLDVYLGEIQIANITPIEDQLYWTYSENWQKAGYAISPHLPFYEDIPPLNVQRFLRNLLPEGKPLEVLIDSFHVSKSNTFGLIRALGLDIPGSLVILPSNQAIPSQANFRLITNEELEERLNHPDSYSLIVWDGKPRLSVAGVQDKINIVINKKGELGFGEGGLCSTHILKFETQKLSNLVLNEYLSMQLARRCALSVANVQMLHFGQHSALLVERFDRKLVTTNTVKRRHLIDGCQALNLPPEYKYEQNFGNGRDVAHIRDGVSLPKLFDFANQCMNPAKTKQQILDWVLFNVLIFNCDAHGKNISFFVGVDGISLAPFYDLVNIKMYPEFEHNLAMALGDEFEDDNVNAYQLADFADTCKLPRLLVAKRLKLLIDKLATALQEEIQRIAVDDKKMKYLNEYQVIVAKRCKHLLEQSEQITIMEL
- a CDS encoding helix-turn-helix domain-containing protein, which gives rise to MAKRIKKFKTPNLLQPLTVELLGEVIKARRTQSDLRLEDAAALCGVAKETFMKIEHGQSNCQLASVLQICSGLGINLYIKPWVDSDEEENDWR
- a CDS encoding cation:proton antiporter, with the translated sequence MKITFLHEPAILFLMMLFVVFFMPLLSRLIYIPSIIGLIIGGIIFGPHVLNLLPLTPTIELFASIGVIYLMFTVGLEINLDQLISNRVRTFIFYLLTYLLPLTSALLIGWIFGLGINSSILLGAIYASYTLVAYPIITELGILKNEAVAISVSAVVLTDITALITLIVSLHIHSGNTSFVSLSSLALGLILYAAFVLLSFPYIAKLFFRYSKSKQSDFAFMLASLAIAVILGKAIGINMIIGAFLAGLAINRVVSKESGAVKQTLFLGESLFVPLFLVSIGVRLNPMAIFLSWKSLVLGLSLTLAVYVTKFVAAWIASYLFRYSRQQMMVMWGLSQAQAAATLVIILIGINADLFPEYFLNGIILMVLFTLFTSPLLVKYYGSRIRPTAKINIPLFKRIITPVEHNEFPDNVINFSARLARYGDGKLLILNIAENECEIQEKREKLRAGPMKDPDTDIELINQIEKNIPKIILNEVIESETSFIIMNWSLEEHKRGRIFSSNIDHVMWTSTVPVAAALLKMPIKGIKRVITVIGAHAVGVKFNEQYLDVIVDISKALALPLTIMTTNYYHNKLNSKFEKIKNSDIQFIKINDDIIEAVSEMAEENDLIIIPSMNHQKRFDTNKNHIPYGLMQHTESSLIMIHLPK